TTTTTTGCTCACACATTCTGTGGTTCAGGATTCAGTTAAGACTTGAGTGTCTAGGTTCTGGAGTCATCTAGTGGCTTCCTGAGTCACATGGCTGGCACCTGGGCTGGGATGGATTGCAGACTGAGTTCAGCTGGGATTGTTGACTGGGGTCCCCATGTGTGGTCTTGTTTTCTCTCACACTTACCTATTTTATCGACACTTACCCATCTTGTTAAAACCTAAGActagtgattttatattttaaaaatcatttttcaaagcGTGGTAGACATTGAGGATATGGATGAGAATGGTAAAGACCTGTGCCTTTTTAAAAGAGGTGAGATCCAATTTTTGGTTAGGAACTTTGTAtattctgtatgaattttaggtGACTCCTTATGTACTCACATCCTTAGAAAAGTCTGTTTAGGAGAATAGTTCATCTacttcttatttaaaaaactccACCGGTGCCACAGTTGGGTTCTTTTCTTTGTTGAGttagttgtaagagttctttacatattctggctatttatcaaataaatgattagaaaacattttctcttatcctgtaggttgtgttttcacttttttgatggtGTTCTTTGAaccacaaaagttttaaattttggtaaagtttgtttgtttgtttctttcttttcttttcttttcttttcttttcttttcttttcttcttctcttctcttctcttctcttctcttctcttctcttctcttctcttctcttctttctccttctctttctctttctcttactctttctctATCTCTATCACTtgggcttttggtgtcatatgtaAGAATCCATTGCCAGATTCTAGGGCATGCGGATttactcctgttttctttttattacagttttagctcttatatttaggtattttatccattttttggGCATATGCCATTTTGTATATCCAACTTTGTATATGTTGTGAGGTAAAGatacaatttcattcttttgggtgtggatatccagttgtacCAGCACCGTTTACTTAAAACACTGTTCTTTCCTCGTTAATTCTCTTGGTACCCATgccaaaaatcagttgaccatatgtAAAAGTCACTCTGCCTGTAAAGATCTTTATGAGAATAATACAGTATAATATGAGTTAATACAGTATTCTTTGAGAATAATACAGTATGAGTTAATACAGTATTCTGTATAATAGTATTTCATATTAATAGTACATGCTTAAATGTGAGATTGTAAGTGCAAAggtttgaaacaaaaatgaagtaGACTGACAACATAGTAGTATCTTTAGGCTTTTGCTGTAAGTCCTGTTTTCTGTGATTGATTGTAAGTTGCTGTCTATACATGTAAAATACATTAGTTTTGTCATATATTCTCTGCGGTGAACCAATAAAACctattttcttctggaaaaagaaatcaattgACCACAAATAGGCTCTATTCCATTGTTCTGTACATCTTCTTGTTACaactttgttcagattttttatttcctcttgaatTACTTTTGGGAGTTCGTGTTTGTCTAAGAATTTGTCCTTTTATCTAGGTCATCTAATTTTATTGGAATATGATTTTTCATAGTATccccttataatcctttttatttgtgtaaGGTTGGTAGTGATGTCTcgtctttcattcctgattttagtaatgaatcttctcttttttttcttggtcaatcTAGCTGAAGATTTGTTTATCTAATCTTTTCAAGGAGCCAACTTCTGGTttcattggggtgtgtgtgtgtgtgtgtgtgtgtgtgtgtgttattcagtttcatttacttctgctctaatattttctgcttgctttgggtttgaTTTGCCCTCATTTTTCATGTTAAGGTGGAAgattagattattgatttgagatcttaaAAATGTAAGTGTTTACAGATATAATTTCTCTCAAACACTGTTTTTGCTTCATCCTGTaaggtctttttgtttttgtatttgttttcatttcatttttatcaaactgttttctgatttctctaggtatttcttctttgatccattgctTTTTTTTAGGAGTGTGtagtttaatttccacatatttgtgaacttCTCAAATTTTCtactgttgttgatttctaatttcattcttttgtagtGAAGGACATATATGccataatttctgtctttttaaatttaatgaggTCTGTTTGATGGCCTAGCCTATGGCCcacctggagaatgttccatgtgttcttcagaagaatgtgtattttgctgttggGTGAAGTGTTCTGTAGGTCTAGTTAGTTTATTATGTTGCTCAAGTTGACTGTTTCCTTGTTGACCttctttctgttcattttataattataaaaaatccTTCTTTGTCTaataatttttgtcttaaagtcgATTTTGTCAGATTAGTATAGTTACTGTAGCTCTTTTTTAGGTATTATTTGCATAGTATATCTATTTACATTCTTTTACTTCAACCTAATTGTGTCTCTCAATCAAAGCCATGTCTTTTGTAGACATCATATAGTTGAatctttaaaactaaaaattttgccaatctctgccttttgattggagtCTTAGTCcacttatatttattataattacagATAAGATAGGATTTACatctgccattttgctatttgttttgtgtgtgtgtgtgtgtgtgtgtgtgtgtgtcttatgtCTTTTGTTGTTCCTCTCTTCCTCAATTActatattcttttgttttccacTGTGCTATTTTAACTCCCTTGATGTTTCCTTTACTATATGTTCTCTAGTTACTATTTTTAGTGATTGACCTGGGaattaccaaaaaacaaaacaaacgaacaaaaaaccgtcttaacttaaaatattctatttgaaATTAACatcaacttaatttcaatagtatgTAAAAACTTTGCTCCAGTATAGTTccgtcctccttccctcctttatACTATTATTAGTatataaattacatctttatacattatAAGCCTGTCAACACAGTGTTATAATTACTGCTTTATGTAGTTATCTTTTAAATCAGATGGGAAAAGTGTTCATAGAAAATTACATTTCATGTGTATGTACTTTTAtggttgctttttatttcttcatgtgaatTTGAGTTACTGTGtagcatcctttcatttcatcctcagggACTCCATTTAGTATTTACTTTGGGCAGGTCTGCTAGTGatgaattctcttagttttcatttttctagaagTGTCGTTTCAAGTTGTTTTCAACAGTTTAAGTATCAAGATGTGAATTTATTTGAGTTAATCATCTTGGAAGTCACTGAGCTTCTTGAATATCCAGtttagctttgttttgtttgtttgtttttttcaattttcatagGTTacttttttagagaagttttaagtttacagaaaaattacacaGAGTTCCCATTAACCTGCTCACACTGTTTTTCTTATTAGTGTTTTGCACAAGTGTgttacatttgttacaattgatgaaacaatattgatacattattagtTAATTATAATTAAGAGGGGTCAGTCTTTGTGTTGTACAagtctatggattttgacaaattcATAATATCCTTTAATCACCATTACAATGTCCTACAGAATAGTTTTACCACCCCCAAAAATGCCCTGTTCTGTACCTATTCATTGGTTCCTTCCTTTCTCCAAACTCCTAGCAAACACTGATCTTTTATTGTCTCTCTAgcttttaccttttccagaatatcacatAGTTAAACTCATACAGTTTGTAGTctttccagattggcttctttcacttagtaatgtgcatttaagctttctctatgtcttttcatggcttggtagctcatttttttaaaatcactgaatATTCCATGTTATAATtgtaccataatttgtttatccattcacctattaaaTGACATCATTCTTGCTTCTAgttttgggcaattatgaataaagctgctataaacattcacatgCCTGTTTTTGTGTCTACATATATATTCAGTTTGAATAAATAGCTATGAGTGTGATTGCTGGGTTGAATGATTAGCCTGTAagtagctttgtaagaaactgccaaactgtctgcCAAAATGATTGTCCCTTTTGCATTCTTGGAGCTTGTTGAGCCTCTTGGATGtgaagattaattttttaaagtaaatttggGGAAGTTTCAGccattattcaatttttttttctggagatagTGTACTCCCTGACTTCAAaatacactacaaagctacagtaatcaaaacagcatggtacagGCAAAGAAACGGACAtataaatcagtggaacagaatagacagcctagaaataaacccatacacttccggccaattaatctatgacaaaggaggcaagaatatacagtggagaaaagatagtaTCTTCAgtaagtagtgttgggaaaactggacagctaagtgtaaaagaacaagattagaacatttcctcacatcatatacaaaaataaactcaaaatagattaaagacctaaatgtgagacctgaagccataaaactcctagacaaGGATATAAgaagaacactctgacataaattgtgaCAGTAGTTTTTTTGaactgtctcctaaggcaaaggaaataaaagcaaaaataaacaatgagacCTACTtttaacttaaaagctttttgcacggcaaaggaaaccattggatgaaacaaaaagataacctactgaatgggagaaaatatttgtaaatgatatgactgataaggggttctaacctaaaatatataaacagctcatacaactcaatatcaaaaaaaaaaaaaagcaatacaaaaatgggcagaagacatgaatagcattttccaaagaaaatatgcaGATGGTCAAGAGCCataagaaaaaatgctcagcattttTGTATCATCAGACAAAtgtaaaccaaaaccacaatgagataccaactcacacctgttaaaatgactgtcatcaaaaagtctacaaataacaaatgttggtgaggatgtggagaaaagggaaccctaatacgctgttggtgggaatgtaaattggtgcagccactatggaaaacagtatggagattcctcaaaaaactaaaaatagagctactatatgatccagcagttccactgctGGGAATgcatcagaagaaaatgaaaacgctaattcaaaaagatacatgcaccccagtgttcatagcaacattatttacaataggaaAGATCTGGAGGCAACCTAAattgttcatcaacagatgaatgaataaagaagatgtgaaatatatatatatatggagagagagagagaaaaaaatatatatatgcagtggaatattactcaaccataaaaaggtaacttctgccatttgcaacaatgtggatggacctagggagTGTTATGATtaatgaaataagacagagaaagacaagtactctGTTATTAGTGATATGTGGATTCTGGAAAATAAAGCGACTgtacataataaaacagaaacaggctcacagatacagagaacaaactagtggttaccagtagggaaagggcagaggaagaggggcaagataggggtttgggattaagagacacaaagtaccatttgtaaaataaataaacaacaaggatatgTTGTGCAGGACAAGGAAATAGAGCAGCAGTTATTTGGTAATTACTAGGGGTAAACCCTGACCATGGTTTGTTGTTGTCATTTATTTAGTGACCTACCAGAGTTAATTTTCTAAATCTATATTCTTTGTTGCATGAGGCAATTTAAGTCTCTCTTCAGTTAGCTTAGAAATTGACTGATGATTAGTCAGATTTCCTTAAATGCCTTAAGCAGAAATTGCTTAAGGATATACTTTTGTTTAGGGATGTTTTAATGGTTAAGATGCTTAAGTATTTTAGCAGAATCTCCCAGTGTTTGCCTTCCAGTAGAGGTTTGGAGTGGGATGGTAGGCCAGATAGTTGGAGGAAGATGAGATAAGCAGCTAATTCAATTGCAGAATTGTCCTTAGTGAGCCAGTGAGCACTGAGAATCCTCACAGTGAGGATAGGACATGTTGGATTTTCCAATCATAGAAGACGATCAAACTATTCCTTGGCACATACTTTGGGAGATGCTGTTAGAGTTTTCAGAAAAGTTTAGCCTAAATTGCAGGATGTCTGCAAACCTTTAGCAATCTGCAAACATagaattggggggggggaaggactggagagaaggaaattttaaaagagagaaatcaacCAGCCATCAGtttgaagaaaaaagtgaatatgTCGAATATGACCAGCtatcattttgaagaaaaaagtgaatatgTCGAATTAGTTCACCAGTATGCTTTCTGAGCGTGTATGTATActtatgtatgcatatatatcttttcatacatttctctttttgtttcacatgtttgttttttttttttaaaaagactcatGGAACATAACAGCATTGCTGGATGCCTGGTACCTTTAAGAAACCTGACTGCATGAGAAGCACTCTCCATTGGCACAGGAGAATCAGAGAACTAAACCTGGAATCAGAGAACTAAATGAGCCaaacttttcttgatttttaatggTAAAAAGTCTAAGTACTTTTGGTAACATTATTCTACACTAATCATagtcagttatttatttttatttgtattagtaATATTCACAATTTATTTCCTAGTATTTAAAAGTTCTGGTGCTAATTCTGttgttgaaaaatttttaaatctctataaATCTGGTATTGAGATAATTGATGGTATTTGACTTTCTTTATTAGAACAATTGCCATGTTATAAAGTTggcttttgaaaacaaaacaataattgtaaatttgtaaatatattacataataaaactggGTTAGGTTGATGGAATTTGAATATAGAAGGGTCTTCCATAAATTACAATTTGTGTACAAGCAGTGTTCCTCAGCAAGTCTTAATTATTATAACTTATTATAATTAATGCAGAAAATGCAAAGCTGTTTCTTTCGGGTTGTGTAAGTCTTCTCTTCCTATGGTGCTCACTGTTGGGAGCTGAACAAAGTGACGTCAACCCAAAACAGTCCCAAATCTGACTTGATTTCACCTGAGACTTTCTGGTCCCATTTGAAAATCCAGTTGACCTGCTTTTCCTTCAGAGGTTCTTAAAAGTCACAGCCATTTCGGAATACCTTCTTAAGTGCACCTCCAATCCTAAATTGGCGAAGAGCAGAATGGATCtgatctcttcaaatatttggggCCGCTGATGCCAACTGATGGACATGAATGGATATGTCAGGAGAACCCAAAATAGTCATGATGTCAAGGGTAGGGGTACTAATTAGCACTGGCATAGGATCAAAAACTCACTAGCTATGGAGAATTCAGTGATTATGGTCTAGGTCTTCAACTGTGTTTTGCACCTCAATATACCTGAGAGGTAAAATGTTGATTGCAGGATATTCTAGTATATCCTTGCACTCAGTATTTTTTTACAGTGGGTTTCCTGTAaccctgcttcctttcctctgGCTGACCCACTCTATTTTTGTCTTAAACATCTCACCTCATAGCAAAGAGGGCAGTTTTTGAACCTCACAGGATGTCGTGAAAGACTGTACTTATGCACACAtatcctttctatttttcttttagtgcTATTCTCCATTTCAAGATGCCTTTGCACTTCTGAAACATGCAAACTGACAAACCTCCAGGCCACGATCGAGGGGAAATCATTACTGCTTGAAGCCTGGGAAACTGCTCTTAATAAAGCCAAGCCCTCAGTTGTTGAAATGCTGAGGAAGTTGTGGAGGAGGAGACTTTTTTCTTATCCCACTAAATACTACTTCTTACTTCTTGTTTTTTCCCTAGTCACCTTCTCTGTTTTAAGAATTCATCAAAAGCCTGAACTTGTAAGTTTCAGACACTTGCAGCTGGCAGAAGAGAACCCTAGTCGTAATATTAATTGCACCAAAGTTTTACAGGGTGATGTAGATGAAATCCAAAAGGTAAAGCTTGAGAGTCTAACAGTGGAATTTAGGAAGCGCCCTCGATGGACAACCTACAACTACGTCAACATGACCAGTGATTGTGCTGCTTTCATCAAGAAGCGCAAATACATTGTAGAACCCCTTAGTAAAGAAGAGGCAGAGTTTCCAATAGCATATTCTATAGTGGTTCATCACAAAATCGAAATGCTCGACAGGCTCCTGAGGGCCATCTATATGCCTCAGAATTTCTACTGCATTCACGTGGACAAAAAATCCGAGGAATCCTTTTTGGCTGCAGTGATTGGCATTGCGTCTTGTTTCAGTAACGTTTTTGTGGCCAGGCAACTGGAGAGTGTGGTGTATGCCTCGTGGAGCCGGGTTCAGGCTGACATCAACTGCATGCAGGACCTCTACAAAATGAGTGCGGACTGGAAGTACTTGATCAATCTCTGCGGTATGGATTTTCCGATTAAAACCAACCTGGAAATTGTCAGGAAGCTCAAGTCGTTAATGGGCGAGAACAACCTAGAAACCGAGAAAATGCCCGCCCATaaaaaagaaaggtggaaaaagCACTATACAGTGGTTAATGGAAAGCTGACAAACATGGGGACTGACAAAATACATCCTCCTCTTGAAACGCCGCTGTTTTCAGGCAGCGCCTATTTTGTGGTCAGTAGGAAGTATGTGGGCTATGTGCTTGAGAATGAAAAAATCCAGAAGTTTATGGAGTGGGCAAAAGATACATACAGCCCAGACGAGTATCTCTGGGCCACTATTCAGAGGATGCCTGAAGTCCCAGGCTCACTGTCCTTAAGTTCTAAGTACGACATGTCAGACATGCACTCTATTG
The nucleotide sequence above comes from Camelus dromedarius isolate mCamDro1 chromosome 10, mCamDro1.pat, whole genome shotgun sequence. Encoded proteins:
- the GCNT1 gene encoding beta-1,3-galactosyl-O-glycosyl-glycoprotein beta-1,6-N-acetylglucosaminyltransferase, whose amino-acid sequence is MLRKLWRRRLFSYPTKYYFLLLVFSLVTFSVLRIHQKPELVSFRHLQLAEENPSRNINCTKVLQGDVDEIQKVKLESLTVEFRKRPRWTTYNYVNMTSDCAAFIKKRKYIVEPLSKEEAEFPIAYSIVVHHKIEMLDRLLRAIYMPQNFYCIHVDKKSEESFLAAVIGIASCFSNVFVARQLESVVYASWSRVQADINCMQDLYKMSADWKYLINLCGMDFPIKTNLEIVRKLKSLMGENNLETEKMPAHKKERWKKHYTVVNGKLTNMGTDKIHPPLETPLFSGSAYFVVSRKYVGYVLENEKIQKFMEWAKDTYSPDEYLWATIQRMPEVPGSLSLSSKYDMSDMHSIARFVKWQYFEGDVSKGAPYPPCSGIHVRSVCVFGAGDLNWMLHVHHLFANKFDTDIDFFAIQCLDEHLRHKALETLKH